The following coding sequences are from one Xiphophorus couchianus chromosome 7, X_couchianus-1.0, whole genome shotgun sequence window:
- the sacs2 gene encoding sacsin: protein MVFKNLATMDPKTRDTLVMHAVDLNIKEIDDLLTFYPCIPTSDGELQYIKKLVNPSGRVACLFEPDEGRLLGGTKQDFGSPRRIQRLLELGMASDHLSLEDITHKACTMTETWRVDKKKAYKNVKCLLELMKNHLNDKDSPHWKTLRMTPFLPAFSPGDIKMNENTMLQQPTAIFSDRFHPLVNMIHHVLDHIGLKIHNTDPVLDLLEVQNSPEPETVLQQLQEASKHSQSLDTSVLHKVAYECYKFLDQWISGCENGTFISQQANSFPFILIGRTFVNVNCVAENEQFEAKPYLHVLPHAFTSFRNLWETVGVGKMFTTTQFFSVLQELHSQHKNKVLPERDLSICLTILMKGIFETKEKLTKECLIPNEHGVLQPAKELFYNDSPWMPVASGITLCHQNIPRPMAIHFGIQTTRHHTLKDCTVDNFSPFSFHFEQQEQLTVRIQNIIAAYPSKKDILKELIQNADDAEATEIHFIWDKRQHGKEKTFGKSWNSLQGPALCVFNNKVFSDDDLKGIQQLGEGGKQNLQGKTGKYGLGFNSVYHLTDCPSILTGDELLCISDPNQKYIESHSGKPPLGIGYNLVSGFKKMYTDVYESFLPEKFPLKEGTMFRLPLRTNMAAKSSNICQQDVTEDCMRELFSVLSEDPEGLILFLKNICKIEVHELDTTSKKLKTTLTIERTLQQESRVKKETFAKQLQNAQQSKNPITPCKTFYEMTVSTSDKRQSEWIIAEQFGSFKNSNELKAAKKLPQGAIAAHVKKNSPHSVLTTNNDFQGAAFCSLPLPGKTGLPVHVNGNIEVDANRKNLWKVDGQSVKSNWNESLKQLIIAPLYADLLRYIRDKINVKKGFFQSLGHHFSDSYLRFWPTKTINVDPEWHEMIQHVYRSIKENELDVIPVLKTSTCKTARQELIEYSLDWCNLTKTDVQAPYLTDSTNEKISLVLEALGMKLVPAFTKMCCIWESIQSAGIEVKEVSPATVRMFLQAKAINDPTQTDVDLPLPVTATLIQNKKQCSELLEFCLNDSQLKENAKNDSTLLDGLPLLLTKDKLLRKFNSKFPKLISRYDRLFFGYEDKFADHAINGKHNLLETLNLVKKLTLSNAAEFLKPIIQSLLQGCEVNPDSGLYVPNENMLKWLEPLWFFITSEITPETSRVDKESLTVKDVKELLSDCCILPVVHPRGNNKHLLQAMKNMSSVIPHVSENNISPVLCKLGFLKLDYVFFSKVREQFNQIRDELLDVNNKISVLDQACKINHSEFRFLSSEEMKMFQNFLQSEVSMSKEYKTKLKSLPIFETTLGERVRIDGPQEVFILNSRHSETFPHLFTLCNSKSTFLKYNPENFGLSEMLEIKILSDLDYFMKFILPFVQTLTEKDTLDCLKLILLMRSEFDLSKNKDIIFSLKSVKLIRSSQGRLETASYYYDDSVELYKTMVSQQKFVPQTFWTDLSEGKDYQRLQARDLIRELGMKYEVTNDEIISFAHQLESEAKENRNLKMLKQKSELLFKKALNKVATDKNERLLRDIADIKFIFPVKIHEDLCNYYQPSASENTTVQIRGSLIETDPKHQDLIWSSMPIIHLPFHVSRSLSQMIKNVGAHKQPPSENVTRNMKNICQSPCKTDQVIKTRADVFRHAYAYLQANGFDGQSLYDQPVVLVEKDNELFKADGVCLSLSHDLEFRPYLYPISSQDALYAEFFKKVGVKEEATAVHYCNVLTAVYADSWDKKHLNGNQMITVKRAVYHLFLLIKTQREQTLNGDDHTLYLPAVDGKLHTSSSLFYNDTVFEIQRLKEGLEDKFLLLEKLSECHLGSDIFEQHRLVKMLPQKLQPKMLSQITEEKVVESDMQPCELGNACEFSGWFDKHLSSEGFKDGLICLLREQTEGKITQENATDMCEKTFGSIQIVCYKSLKTMLWLDEQPLHKTARDTDVFVRQEQQGLTLFLKHNDDMAPKVINKVNMILTKGINALLGHRIALAHLPVLGQLLMCDSLQDVKQTLADNDIRDSVNIETKTLSPPDPGTNIPDEWHDSLDMSFLNNFEEGEYVGYSTNSMYIYAVIVKELPGCSGRCSWRYKIDIGEDEPVEVSHLDLYQFKRDKKIKTDGINCTSSLELVVKNVSRSCQPPQSSLPTSLDEAKREIDKCLAEIWNLPEEERRKAIKRLYLRWHPDKNPDCQDLATEACKYLQNRINELSNLSNSGRSSNFRDFYQQWNQEARHHRSGRERFFRSTGSQFYNFWTRYTNVPRPNKEEAKRWCKQARCDLDAAHKDTSGGSTEWCLFKVHQAVEKALIAAGYKHDGEHTTSSSISTTAAKVSCYHPQLRDLPQIVADLKSLGVDAKKTQYPNCHPFPHIPNEKFRSENGILAVNKASELLSKVEVYVN from the coding sequence ATGGTGTTCAAAAACCTTGCTACCATGGACCCTAAGACCAGAGATACACTTGTGATGCATGCTGTGGACCTCAACATAAAAGAAATTGACGATCTGCTGACATTTTATCCCTGCATTCCTACATCAGACGGAGAACTCCAATATATCAAGAAACTTGTCAATCCCTCTGGAAGAGTGGCCTGTCTTTTTGAGCCAGATGAAGGACGCTTGCTGGGTGGAACCAAACAAGACTTCGGTTCACCCAGAAGGATTCAACGGTTGCTGGAACTTGGAATGGCCAGTGATCACCTTTCACTAGAGGACATCACACACAAAGCATGCACAATGACTGAAACCTGGAGAgttgacaaaaagaaagcatataaaaatgtaaaatgcctTCTTGAACTTATGAAAAACCACCTGAATGACAAAGATTCTCCCCACTGGAAAACCTTGAGAATGACTCCATTTCTCCCAGCATTTTCCCCTGGTGACAtaaagatgaatgaaaacacaatgCTCCAACAACCCACAGCAATTTTCAGTGACAGATTCCATCCACTTGTTAATATGATTCATCATGTGCTGGATCATATTGGACTGAAAATACACAACACTGACCCTGTCTTGGACCTTTTAGAAGTTCAGAACAGTCCAGAGCCAGAGACTGTGCTTCAGCAGCTGCAAGAAGCCAGTAAGCATTCACAGTCTTTGGACACATCTGTGCTTCACAAAGTAGCATATGAGTGCTATAAGTTTCTAGATCAGTGGATCAGTGGTTGTGAGAATGGCACTTTCATTTCACAGCAGGCCAATTCATTCCCCTTCATCCTCATTGGCAGAACATTTGTTAATGTCAACTGTGTTGCAGAAAATGAACAGTTTGAAGCCAAACCTTATCTCCACGTACTTCCACATGCCTTCACTAGTTTCAGGAATCTTTGGGAGACGGTTGGCGTTGGAAAAATGTTTACCACCACTCAGTTTTTCTCTGTGCTTCAAGAACTTCACTcccaacataaaaacaaagtactCCCAGAAAGGGATTTATCTATTTGCCTTACAATTTTAATGAAAGGGATAtttgagacaaaagaaaaactaactaAAGAGTGTTTGATACCAAATGAGCATGGAGTTTTGCAGCCCGCCAAAGAGCTGTTTTACAATGACAGTCCATGGATGCCAGTTGCTTCAGGTATCACATTGTGTCATCAAAATATCCCTCGTCCTATGGCTATCCACTTTGGAATCCAAACAACCAGGCATCACACTCTGAAAGACTGCACAGTTGACaacttttcccctttttctttccattttgaaCAGCAGGAACAACTAACTGTTCGAATTCAAAACATAATTGCAGCATATCCGTCGAAGAAAGACATTCTTAAAGAACTGATCCAAAATGCTGATGATGCTGAGGCAACAGAAATTCATTTCATATGGGACAAACGTCAACatggcaaagaaaaaacatttgggAAAAGCTGGAACAGTTTGCAGGGTCCAGCTCTCTGTGTTTTCAACAACAAAGTGTTTTCTGATGATGACTTGAAAGGCATTCAGCAGCTGGGagaaggaggaaaacaaaacttacaaGGAAAGACTGGGAAATATGGACTTGGTTTCAACTCTGTTTACCACCTGACTGACTGTCCCTCCATCCTAACTGGAGATGAATTACTTTGCATTTCTGATCCCAATCAGAAATACATTGAAAGTCATTCAGGCAAGCCTCCTCTAGGTATTGGATACAATCTAGTTAGCGGTTTCAAAAAGATGTACACTGATGTCTATGAATCTTTTCTTCCTGAGAAATTCCCTCTTAAAGAAGGCACCATGTTCAGATTACCTCTGAGGACAAACATGGCAGCAAAAAGTTCAAATATATGTCAGCAGGATGTCACTGAGGATTGTATGAGGGAACTGTTCTCTGTCCTGTCTGAAGATCCAGAAGGATTAATTCTATTCCTGAAAAACATCTGCAAGATTGAAGTTCATGAACTTGATACCACTTCCAAGAAGCTTAAAACCACCCTAACTATTGAAAGAACTCTGCAACAAGAAAGCagagtaaaaaaggaaacatttgcaAAGCAATTACAGAATGCACAGCAGTCTAAGAATCCAATAACCCCCTGCAAGACCTTCTATGAAATGACAGTTTCCACCTCAGATAAAAGACAAAGTGAATGGATTATTGCTGAACAGTTTGGATCATTCAAAAACAGTAATGAACTAAAAGCAGCTAAGAAACTTCCCCAGGGGGCGATTGCTGcacatgtaaagaaaaattcTCCCCACTCTGTCCTAACCACTAACAATGATTTCCAAGGTGCTGCCTTCTGCTCACTCCCATTGCCTGGAAAAACTGGACTGCCAGTACATGTGAATGGAAACATTGAGGTAGATGCAAATAGGAAAAATCTTTGGAAAGTAGATGGCCAAAGTGTGAAGTCAAATTGGAATGAGAGTTTGAAACAACTAATAATCGCTCCACTTTATGCAGATCTCTTGCGTTACATTAGAGATAAAATTAATGTCAAGAAAGGCTTCTTTCAAAGTCTTGGACACCATTTCAGTGATTCATACTTGCGCTTTTGGCCAACCAAGACAATAAATGTTGATCCAGAGTGGCATGAAATGATACAACATGTGTACAGATCCATTAAAGAAAACGAACTTGATGTAATTCCAGTTCTGAAAACCTCAACATGCAAAACTGCAAGACAGGAATTGATAGAGTACTCTCTTGATTGGTGTAACCTCACAAAAACAGATGTCCAAGCACCTTACCTAACAGACTCAACAAATGAAAAGATCAGTCTGGTTTTGGAAGCTCTTGGAATGAAACTTGTTCCTGCTTTCACAAAGATGTGCTGCATTTGGGAAAGCATACAGTCAGCTGGGATTGAAGTGAAAGAAGTCAGTCCTGCTACTGTGCGTATGTTTTTGCAAGCAAAGGCCATCAATGATCCAACACAAACAGATGTGGATTTACCCTTGCCTGTAACTGCTACtctcatccaaaacaaaaaacaatgctCAGAGCTCCTAGAGTTTTGTTTGAACGATTCCCAATTAAAGGAAAATGCAAAGAATGATTCCACATTACTTGATGGCCTTCCACTTCTTCTTACAAAAGACAAGCTTTTACGAAAGTTTAACTCTAAATTTCCAAAGCTGATTTCAAGATATGACAGGCTTTTCTTTGGCTATGAAGACAAATTTGCAGATCATGCaataaatggaaaacacaaTCTTCTGGAAACTTTAAACCTTGTCAAGAAATTGACACTTTCAAATGCAGCAGAATTCTTGAAACCAATAATTCAAAGTCTTCTTCAGGGTTGTGAGGTCAATCCAGACAGTGGTCTTTATGTCCCAAAtgaaaatatgctgaagtggctGGAACCACTTTGGTTTTTCATAACAAGTGAAATTACACCAGAGACATCCAGAGTTGATAAAGAAAGTTTGACAGTAAAGGACGTGAAAGAACTCTTAAGTGACTGCTGCATCCTACCAGTTGTACATCCAAGAGGAAACAACAAACACCTCCTGCAGGCAATGAAAAACATGTCAAGTGTAATCCCACATGTCTCAGAAAACAACATATCACCAGTCCTCTGCAAACTTGGTTTTCTAAAACTTGACTATGTCTTCTTTTCAAAGGTACGTGAACAGTTTAACCAAATACGCGATGAACTCTTGGatgtgaataataaaatatcagttCTGGACCAAGCCTGCAAAATCAACCATTCAGAGTTCAGGTTCTTGTCAAGTGAggagatgaaaatgtttcagaactTTTTACAGTCAGAAGTATCTATGTCTAAAGAATACAAGACAAAGCTTAAATCTTTACCAATTTTTGAAACAACACTTGGTGAACGAGTAAGGATTGATGGACCCCAAGAGGTATTTATCCTCAACAGCAGACATTCAGAGACATTTCCACATTTGTTCACTCTGTGCAACAGCAAAAGCACTTTCCTAAAATACAACCCAGAAAACTTTGGTCTGTCAGAAATGCTGGAGATCAAAATCCTGAGTGATCTAGACTATTTTATGAAGTTCATTCTACCATTTGTACAAACACTCACAGAGAAAGATACTCTTGATTGCTTAAAGCTGATATTATTAATGAGGTCTGAGTTTGACCTTTCTAAGAACAAGGACATCATCTTCTCACTGAAGTCTGTAAAGCTCATTCGAAGCTCTCAAGGTCGACTTGAGACTGCCTCGTACTACTATGACGACAGTGTGGAACTTTACAAGACAATGGTTTCCCAACAGAAATTTGTTCCACAGACATTTTGGACAGACTTGAGTGAGGGAAAAGATTATCAAAGATTACAAGCAAGAGACCTGATCAGGGAACTTGGAATGAAATATGAGGTGACCAATGATGAAATAATCAGTTTTGCACACCAACTGGAAtcagaagcaaaagaaaatagaaacctCAAAATGCTGAAACAGAAGTCAGAACTGCTTTTCAAAAAAGCCTTGAATAAAGTGGCCACTGACAAAAATGAAAGGTTGCTGAGAGACATTGCTGATATCAAGTTTATCTTTCCAGTTAAGATTCATGAAGATCTCTGCAATTATTATCAACCATCTGCTTCAGAGAATACCACCGTTCAAATCAGAGGATCTTTGATTGAAACAGATCCTAAGCATCAGGATTTGATTTGGTCCTCAATGCCAATTATACATTTGCCATTTCACGTCTCACGGAGTCTCtcacaaatgataaaaaatgttggaGCTCACAAACAGCCACCTTCAGAAAATGTGaccagaaacatgaaaaacatttgtcagtCTCCATGTAAAACTGATCAGGTCATCAAAACCCGTGCAGATGTGTTTCGGCATGCTTATGCCTACCTGCAAGCCAATGGCTTTGATGGACAGTCATTGTATGATCAGCCTGTTGTTTTGGTTGAAAAAGACaatgaactttttaaagctGATGGTGTGTGCCTTTCACTTTCTCATGACCTTGAGTTCAGACCATACTTGTACCCAATTTCTTCACAAGATGCCTTGTATGCAGAGTTCTTTAAGAAAGTTGGTGTGAAGGAGGAAGCCACTGCAGTGCACTACTGTAATGTCCTAACAGCTGTTTATGCTGATTCCTGGGATAAAAAGCATCTGAATGGTAACCAGATGATTACTGTAAAACGAGCAGTTTAccatttatttctcttaatcAAAACTCAAAGAGAACAGACCCTCAATGGTGATGATCATACTTTGTATCTTCCTGCAGTTGATGGAAAGTTGCATACATCAAGTTCACTCTTCTACAATGATACAGTGTTTGAGATCCAAAGGTTGAAGGAAGGACTGGAGGATAAGTTTCTGTTGCTTGAGAAACTCAGTGAATGTCATCTGGGCAGTGACATCTTTGAACAGCATCGACTGGTGAAAATGTTACCTCAGAAACTGCAGCCGAAAATGTTGTCTCAAATCACTGAAGAGAAAGTTGTGGAATCAGACATGCAACCTTGTGAGCTTGGGAATGCTTGTGAGTTCAGTGGATGGTTTGATAAACATCTCTCCTCAGAAGGATTCAAAGATGGACTCATTTGTCTCCTCAGAGAACAGACTGAGGGTAaaataacacaagaaaatgCGACAGACATGTGTGAGAAAACATTTGGCAGCATTCAAATTGTCTGCTACAAGTCCCTCAAAACGATGCTTTGGCTGGATGAACAACCACTACACAAAACTGCCAGAGATACTGATGTATTTGTCAGACAAGAGCAACAAGGTCTAACCTTGTTCTTGAAACACAATGATGACATGGCTCCTAAAGTAATAAACAAAGTTAACATGATTTTGACAAAGGGGATTAATGCTCTTTTAGGCCACCGAATTGCATTAGCTCACCTCCCAGTGCTCGGACAACTTCTCATGTGTGACAGTCTGCAAGATGTGAAACAAACTCTGGCTGATAATGACATCCGTGATAGTGtaaatattgaaacaaaaactCTCAGTCCTCCAGATCCTGGGACAAATATCCCAGACGAATGGCATGATTCATTAGACATGAGCTTTCTGAACAACTTTGAAGAAGGGGAATATGTTGGCTACAGCACAAACAGCATGTACATTTATGCAGTTATTGTCAAAGAACTTCCAGGTTGCTCTGGAAGATGTTCCTGGAGATACAAAATAGACATTGGAGAGGATGAACCAGTAGAAGTCAGTCATCTTGACCTGTACCAATTTAAACGagacaaaaagattaaaacagaTGGGATCAACTGCACTTCGTCTCTGGAGCTGGTTGTGAAGAATGTGTCACGTTCATGCCAACCCCCACAAAGTTCTTTACCAACCTCTCTTGATGAAGCTAAAAGAGAAATAGACAAATGTTTGGCTGAGATTTGGAATCTTCCTGAAGAGGAGAGAAGGAAAGCTATCAAGAGACTTTACCTTAGATGGCATCCTGATAAAAATCCTGACTGCCAGGACCTCGCCACAGAggcttgtaaatatttgcaGAATCGAATTAATGAGCTCAGCAATCTGTCAAATTCAGGAAGATCTTCTAATTTCAGAGACTTCTACCAGCAGTGGAACCAAGAAGCCAGGCATCACAGAAGTGGCCGAGAAAGATTCTTTAGATCTACTGGCTCTCAATTTTATAACTTTTGGACCCGTTACACAAATGTTCCAAGACCAAATAAAGAGGAGGCCAAACGCTGGTGTAAACAGGCTCGATGTGATCTTGACGCAGCTCATAAAGACACAAGTGGAGGCAGCACAGAGTGGTGTCTATTCAAAGTCCATCAGGCAGTGGAAAAGGCTCTCATTGCAGCAGGATACAAGCATGATGGTGAACACACCACCAGCAGCTCAATTTCAACCACAGCAGCAAAAGTTTCCTGCTACCACCCTCAACTGAGAGACCTTCCTCAGATAGTAGCCGATCTGAAGTCACTGGGAGTGGACGCCAAAAAAACTCAATACCCCAACTGTCATCCATTTCCCCACATTCCTAATGAGAAGTTCAGGTCTGAAAATGGAATATTAGCAGTGAACAAGGCATCTGAGCTACTCAGCAAAGTAGAAGTGTATGTAAATTAG